Proteins from one Anopheles nili chromosome 2, idAnoNiliSN_F5_01, whole genome shotgun sequence genomic window:
- the LOC128721162 gene encoding angiopoietin-related protein 1-like, whose product MRHLQLIVLGAVLLAMVLAVVGEPIKSGHGHSHHHQHHQHHHHKKKHNHHHHQNMVYGFGDPFESNGRWLPDENDQCNCGVIVQKLKKLREKVLQVVGAFDKLLKAQVDLRQIKNMMKNIDISLTTLGGFVSNSESQIAFLEDQTSGISLALSRAKTGAVQLFTKEMLVEALGPVKSSIDSPPLEELEEIVYSSCQDRRIVKTGVYKIYVNITKSMYVLCSLDFGQNAWTVIQNRFDGSETFFRPWTHYKLGFGYYGYGEYWLGLENIHSMMSGREYELLILLEDFDGKFVYAKYKYFRLDGEKDGYRLAKLHGYIGNAGNSLQDAEGMKFSTYDRDSDKSPDNCAQENHGGWWYKSCGDSNLNGAYRKEYSHDQTGMFWKEFRGLNYSLKRSRIMIRYKKDHHHHKPHYQHHGYHRNHEEDGDEEEPEFEEPDFGVEF is encoded by the exons ATGAGGCATCTGCAGCTGATCGTGCTTGGTGCGGTGCTGCTAGCGATGGTGCTGGCCGTGGTGGGCGAACCGATCAAATCGGGCCACGGGCAcagccatcatcatcagcaccaccagcatcatcatcacaagaaaaagcacaaccatcaccatcaccaaaACATGGTGTACGGGTTTGGCGATCCGTTCGAGTCGAATGGCCGCTGGCTGCCCGATGAGAACGACCAGTGCAATTGCGGTGTGATCGTGCAGAAGCTGAAGAAGCTACGCGAGAAGGTGTTGCAGGTGGTTGGGGCGTTTGATAAGCTGCTAAAGGCGCAGGTTGACCTACGGCAGATCAAGAACATGATGAAAAACATCGACATCAGTCTTACGACGCTCGGTGGCTTCGTGTCGAACAGTGAGAGTCAGATCGCGTTTCTCGAGGATCAAACGTCGGGCATTTCGCTGGCGCTCAG TCGGGCCAAAACGGGAGCCGTGCAGTTGTTCACCAAGGAGATGTTGGTGGAAGCGCTCGGTCCGGTGAAGTCATCCATCGATTCGCCACCGCTCGAGGAACTTGAGGAGATCGTGTACAGCTCCTGTCAGGATCGGCGCATCGTGAAGACGGGCGTGTATAAGATCTACGTCAACATCACGAAGAGTATGTACGTGCTGTGTAGCCTCGATTTCGGACAGAACGCGTGGACGGTGATCCAGAACCGGTTTGACGGTTCGGAGACGTTTTTCCGGCCCTGGACCCACTATAAGCTCGGTTTCGGCTACTACGGATACGGCGAGTACTGGCTGGGACTGGAGAACATTCACTCGATGATGTCGGGCCGCGAGTACGAGCTGCTGATTCTGCTGGAGGACTTTGACGGGAAGTTCGTGTACGCCAAGTACAAATACTTCCGCCTCGATGGCGAGAAGGACGGCTACAGGTTGGCCAAACTGCACGGGTACATTGGAAACGCAGGCAATTCGCTCCAGGACGCTGAAGGCATGAAGTTCTCCACGTACGATCGGGATAGTGACAAGTCACCGGACAACTGCGCGCAGGAGAACCACGGTGGCTGGTGGTACAAGTCGTGCGGTGACAG CAACCTGAACGGAGCGTACCGGAAGGAGTACTCGCACGATCAGACCGGCATGTTCTGGAAGGAGTTCCGCGGGCTCAACTACAGTCTGAAGCGGTCTCGCATTATGATCCGGTACAAGaaggatcatcatcatcacaagCCGCACTACCAGCACCATGGCTACCACAGGAATCACGAAGAGGACGGTGACGAAGAGGAACCAGAGTTCGAGGAGCCTGACTTTGGGGTTGAGTTCTAG